The window TGAAGAGAGAGGAGGTGAGGTCTGTGGGAACATAAATCTAGCTCTTAGGACCAATGTTTTAAAAGGCTAAGGCGTAGCCGAGGCTATGGAGCGAGAGCCTCACCAAGGCGTAAGCCTTGAGGCGTAAGGCGTAAGCCTTTTGAAAAAAAAAAATTATTACATGTCATTATTCCTCCTATATATAGCACATACATTACAATCAACACAACATTATATATGATCATTCATTCCTAGTAAGGACTCAAAACAATGCAATTCAAGCAAATCACTAAACATAAAACACATCCAAAAGGTCAAGTTAAAAGATACAAAGTACACTAGATAGTCTTGCAAGATCAAAAGATAATAAAATAAACTTCATGCTTCAAAGTCATCATCATCATCAATTAAGATATCTCCATCCAAACTATCATCACCATCACTATCACCCCCATCATCACCATCATCATCATCACCACCTTCATCATCATCATCACCGTATTGGAAGAGAGGATTAGTATCATCAAACCGATTACTTCTAGTATCATCATCTACAATGTCATCAAGAAGCATTGATTTTCTTGGTGCTTTTCTCTTACCTATGCAAAATGGGATAGACAATTATTCAAAGAGTACTAAAATTAATGTTACCAATTAATCGAACATAAAGTTTCCAAAGAACTTACTTGAACTTTGTCCTTCCATAAATTTCCTTTTATAGAAAAGGATAGGCTCATCAAGAGAAGGTGTAGGCTCACGGGAAGGAATAGGCTCACGAGAAGGAGTAGGCACATGAGGAGAAGAAGGCACATGGGGAGGAGGAGAAGGCACACGGGGAGGAGGATCACGACTAATTAGGCTACTTTCATATGTACCACTTGGCACATTTCGGATCGCTCCATCATCCAATGTCAATTCTTCCACATTGTCCTCAATCCAATGTGGATCGGTGGGAAGAACCGGATCCTCTATCTCGGTTATCCATTCATCATCCGATTCAATCTCTTCCACAACAATAGGATCGGTCATTGTAGCGTTTCTCTTCAAAGTCCTATCTCTTAGAGCAATATTATACTTCACATAAACTAAGGCATGCAACCTCTTATGCTCAAGTCTATTCCTCTTCTTAGTGTGAATCTATAATTAACATAATGCAACAATTTAGTATGGTGAAATTTAATAATTTATGACCTATAAACTATTCAACTTAGATGGGATGAAATAACTTACCATTTCAAAAGTGCTCCAATTCCTTTCACACCCCGATGCACTACAAGTAAGGGAAAGGACCCGAGTTGCAAAATTCATCAACTCCGGTGTTTGTGTCCCATATTTCTCCCACCAAAACACTATGAACACAAAATAATATAGATTAATAAACTTATAAAATCACAATCATATAAATACTTGGTTTGCATTTTAAAGTAATACAAGTTAAACAAATTAAAACTAACCGGGTGATCGGATTTTTCTAGTAGATTCGGCCATTGCACTTCCAAACTTCCCAAGTTTTCGCTCATAAAGGTCCAATTGTATTTCCGCTTGGATACGAGCCTCACCATCAAG of the Fragaria vesca subsp. vesca linkage group LG6, FraVesHawaii_1.0, whole genome shotgun sequence genome contains:
- the LOC101311600 gene encoding uncharacterized protein LOC101311600, with protein sequence MKKIFKNTEHVKKGLEDCMDRMLDGEARIQAEIQLDLYERKLGKFGSAMAESTRKIRSPVFWWEKYGTQTPELMNFATRVLSLTCSASGCERNWSTFEMIHTKKRNRLEHKRLHALVYVKYNIALRDRTLKRNATMTDPIVVEEIESDDEWITEIEDPVLPTDPHWIEDNVEELTLDDGAIRNVPSGTYESSLISRDPPPRVPSPPPHVPSSPHVPTPSREPIPSREPTPSLDEPILFYKRKFMEGQSSSKRKAPRKSMLLDDIVDDDTRSNRFDDTNPLFQYGDDDDEAREPVQQRLWFPVFESASEALDRNITDIQTAIDGGFEMDVLNDNGGFAAMAWHHEEFAGKTLLSAQFSCFLPGFIFTNSKFIRYLDMYSPIIN